One Avibacterium avium genomic window carries:
- the galT gene encoding galactose-1-phosphate uridylyltransferase produces MSEQFVAADHPHRRYNPLIDRWVLVSPHRAKRPWQGQQEKNEETQKPSYDPSCYLCPNNKRITGEQNPDYRKPFVFKNDFSALLEQTPAPAPSDDPLFQTAAAEGESRVICFSPDHSKTLPLLTVEEIVDVIDVWQAQLNELGQRYPWVQIFENKGAAMGCSNPHPHGQIWANSFLPNEVAQEDLAQQRYFEKHGSVLLVDYVQRELALKERIVVETKHWVALVPYWAAWPFETLLLPKVHIKNFAQLSTEQQQDLALALKLLTTKYDNLFETSFPYSMGFHFAPFNGKENDHWQLHAHFYPPLLRSATVRKFMVGYEMLGESQRDLTAEQAAERLRALSDIHYKLR; encoded by the coding sequence ATGTCTGAACAATTTGTTGCGGCAGATCATCCACACCGCCGCTATAATCCGCTTATCGATCGCTGGGTATTGGTTTCTCCCCATCGAGCAAAACGTCCGTGGCAAGGTCAGCAAGAAAAAAATGAAGAAACGCAAAAACCGAGCTATGATCCAAGCTGTTACCTTTGCCCAAACAATAAGCGCATTACAGGCGAACAAAACCCAGATTACCGCAAACCCTTTGTGTTTAAAAATGATTTTTCCGCCTTGTTAGAACAAACGCCAGCCCCCGCGCCGAGTGATGATCCCCTTTTCCAAACTGCCGCTGCTGAAGGGGAAAGCCGCGTGATTTGCTTTTCACCGGATCACAGCAAAACCTTACCATTACTCACGGTGGAAGAAATTGTTGATGTGATTGACGTATGGCAAGCTCAGCTTAACGAGCTAGGGCAGCGTTATCCTTGGGTACAAATCTTTGAAAATAAAGGGGCGGCAATGGGTTGTTCCAATCCGCACCCACACGGGCAAATCTGGGCAAACAGTTTTCTGCCTAATGAAGTGGCACAAGAAGATTTAGCGCAACAACGTTACTTTGAAAAACACGGTTCTGTGCTATTGGTGGACTATGTGCAACGTGAATTAGCGCTGAAAGAACGCATTGTGGTGGAAACCAAACACTGGGTTGCCCTTGTACCTTATTGGGCTGCATGGCCTTTTGAAACCTTATTACTGCCAAAAGTTCATATTAAAAATTTCGCCCAGCTCAGCACTGAACAACAGCAAGATTTGGCGCTTGCCTTGAAGTTGCTCACCACCAAATATGACAACCTGTTTGAAACCTCTTTCCCTTATTCAATGGGCTTTCATTTTGCCCCATTTAATGGCAAAGAAAATGATCATTGGCAGCTGCACGCGCATTTTTATCCCCCATTATTACGCTCCGCCACGGTGCGAAAATTTATGGTGGGCTATGAAATGCTAGGCGAAAGCCAGCGCGATCTCACCGCAGAACAAGCGGCAGAACGATTACGTGCCTTAAGCGATATTCATTACAAATTACGCTAG
- the galK gene encoding galactokinase, translating into MNPQQRAEQLFSEKFHRTFDLRVYAPGRVNIIGEHTDYNDGFVMPCAINYGTAVCGAKRDDSLFRVYAADLDEFDEFDLAKPIEPNPAHKWTGYVRGVVKFIQAQCPDFKQGADLVISGNVPLSAGLSSSASLEVAVGKFCQQLAQLPLSDTQLALIGQQAENKFVGANCGNMDQLISALGQKDHLLMIDCRSLETQPTPVPNNVAVMIVNSHVKHDLVAGEYNTRRAQCEQAAEFFGVKALRDVSVEQFEKMEEKLTALDPIVAKRARHVVSENARVLAAVEALKQGDLTKLGQLMAQSHDSMRDDFEITVPQIDYLVELAQLAVGNTGGARMTGGGFGGCIVVVAPLDKVDAVRNIIAENYEKQTGLKEDFYVCTASQGVEVC; encoded by the coding sequence ATGAACCCACAACAACGAGCAGAACAATTATTTTCCGAAAAATTCCACCGCACTTTTGATCTGCGTGTTTATGCTCCTGGGCGTGTCAATATTATCGGCGAGCATACGGATTACAATGACGGCTTTGTAATGCCTTGCGCGATTAATTACGGTACAGCAGTATGTGGCGCAAAGCGTGATGATAGCCTTTTCCGTGTTTATGCCGCCGATCTTGATGAATTTGACGAATTTGATCTTGCTAAACCCATTGAGCCTAATCCCGCCCACAAATGGACGGGCTATGTACGTGGCGTGGTGAAATTTATTCAAGCGCAATGCCCTGACTTCAAACAAGGCGCGGATTTAGTGATTAGTGGTAACGTCCCACTTTCTGCGGGGTTAAGTTCTTCTGCTTCGCTTGAAGTGGCGGTGGGGAAATTTTGCCAACAGCTCGCACAACTTCCGCTCAGCGATACCCAGCTGGCATTAATCGGGCAGCAAGCAGAAAACAAATTTGTGGGCGCGAATTGCGGCAATATGGATCAGCTGATCTCCGCCCTTGGACAAAAAGATCATTTATTAATGATCGATTGCCGCAGCCTTGAAACTCAGCCAACCCCTGTCCCTAATAATGTGGCAGTGATGATCGTCAATTCGCACGTTAAACACGATTTAGTGGCAGGTGAATACAACACACGCCGTGCGCAATGTGAACAAGCCGCAGAATTTTTTGGTGTGAAAGCCTTGCGTGATGTGTCCGTAGAACAATTCGAAAAAATGGAAGAAAAACTCACCGCACTTGATCCTATCGTGGCTAAACGTGCTAGACACGTTGTTAGCGAAAATGCACGCGTGCTTGCCGCGGTAGAAGCCTTAAAACAAGGTGATCTCACAAAACTTGGGCAATTAATGGCACAATCCCACGATTCAATGCGCGATGATTTCGAGATCACCGTGCCACAAATTGATTACTTAGTCGAACTGGCTCAACTTGCCGTGGGTAACACTGGCGGTGCAAGAATGACAGGCGGTGGCTTTGGTGGTTGTATCGTGGTGGTAGCGCCGTTGGATAAGGTGGACGCCGTGCGTAATATCATCGCAGAAAACTATGAAAAACAAACGGGATTAAAAGAAGATTTCTATGTTTGCACCGCCTCACAAGGGGTCGAAGTATGTTAA
- the nlpD gene encoding murein hydrolase activator NlpD, translating into MKKSFLLLPISVAVLSACSSSAPAPVESADGALPPGTMQPVDSNAGNTWEPQIQQQSMPATMTAPTAQPAYQAPQVQTPQVQAPQVAQVQRQTNQVQQQANQVVQQTKKTAANTAAKAQQVSQNFEIPRNPETNAPDYSKIDKGFYKGNTYKVRKGDTMFLIAYICGIDVKELAAMNNMSEPYTLSVGQTLKASNETAPAPVNTASTAKPAEKPAKPVEPAVTYTPGPNGTQYGSDGSIIGPVKSNTGTPAQAAAQAPVTVTPTAPVVAKPVQTQAPAVSNVAWQWPTSGKIVQGFSTSDGGNKGIDISGSRGQAVNAAAAGRVVYAGNALRGYGNLIIIKHNDDFLSAYAHNESILVKDQQEVRAGQQIAKMGSSGTNSVKLHFEIRYKGKSVDPVNYLPRR; encoded by the coding sequence ATGAAAAAATCATTTTTACTTTTACCTATTAGCGTGGCAGTGCTATCCGCTTGTTCATCGAGCGCACCAGCGCCTGTAGAAAGTGCTGATGGCGCATTACCACCAGGCACAATGCAGCCCGTAGATAGCAACGCAGGCAATACTTGGGAACCACAAATTCAACAACAAAGTATGCCTGCCACAATGACTGCACCAACGGCGCAACCTGCTTATCAAGCACCGCAAGTACAAACGCCACAAGTGCAAGCTCCGCAGGTGGCCCAAGTGCAGCGACAAACAAATCAAGTGCAACAACAAGCAAACCAAGTGGTTCAACAAACTAAAAAAACTGCAGCTAACACAGCTGCCAAAGCACAACAGGTTTCGCAAAATTTTGAGATTCCACGTAACCCTGAAACCAATGCGCCAGATTACAGCAAAATCGACAAAGGCTTTTATAAAGGGAACACCTATAAAGTACGCAAAGGCGATACGATGTTCTTAATCGCTTATATTTGCGGCATTGATGTCAAAGAGCTTGCGGCAATGAATAATATGTCTGAGCCTTATACCTTAAGCGTAGGACAAACTTTGAAAGCGTCTAACGAAACCGCACCAGCGCCAGTGAATACCGCTAGCACAGCAAAACCTGCGGAAAAACCAGCTAAGCCTGTTGAGCCAGCGGTAACCTATACACCAGGCCCTAACGGCACACAATATGGCTCTGACGGCTCAATTATTGGCCCAGTCAAATCAAATACTGGCACACCAGCACAAGCCGCTGCGCAAGCGCCTGTAACGGTAACCCCAACTGCACCAGTTGTAGCAAAACCAGTGCAAACTCAAGCTCCAGCCGTATCAAATGTGGCGTGGCAATGGCCAACTAGCGGTAAAATCGTGCAAGGGTTCTCCACTTCAGATGGTGGCAACAAAGGGATCGACATTAGCGGTTCGCGTGGTCAAGCAGTTAATGCCGCCGCAGCAGGCCGTGTCGTTTACGCAGGAAATGCGTTGCGCGGTTATGGGAATCTTATCATCATCAAACATAATGATGATTTCCTCAGTGCCTATGCGCATAACGAAAGCATTTTAGTGAAAGATCAGCAAGAAGTACGCGCAGGTCAGCAAATTGCCAAAATGGGAAGCTCTGGCACAAATAGCGTAAAACTTCACTTTGAAATTCGTTACAAAGGTAAATCCGTTGATCCTGTAAACTATTTACCAAGACGCTAA
- a CDS encoding YqaA family protein has product MKIFGAMYDKVMQWSTHRYATGWLIFTSFIESIFFPVPTDVMLIPMAISQPKGAVRFGVYAGVASAIGGIVGYALGYYAFDSIQHYLVSLGYQAQFDTLLSWFQRWGVMVMFLAGFTPLPYKLFTICAGVMHMAFVPFLLISLVSRLARFILVAKLSAWGGQKFAHKLRQSIEWIGWAVVLLAVIIYFIFK; this is encoded by the coding sequence TTGAAAATATTTGGTGCGATGTACGATAAGGTGATGCAGTGGTCAACCCACCGCTATGCAACGGGTTGGTTGATTTTTACTAGCTTTATTGAATCCATTTTTTTCCCTGTTCCGACCGATGTAATGCTGATCCCAATGGCGATTTCTCAGCCCAAAGGTGCTGTGCGTTTTGGCGTTTATGCTGGCGTCGCTTCCGCAATTGGCGGGATTGTGGGCTACGCACTGGGCTATTATGCCTTTGATAGTATTCAGCATTATCTCGTTAGCCTTGGTTATCAAGCACAATTTGACACCCTGCTCAGTTGGTTTCAACGTTGGGGCGTTATGGTGATGTTTCTTGCGGGCTTTACGCCGTTGCCCTATAAACTTTTTACTATCTGTGCGGGTGTAATGCATATGGCATTTGTGCCTTTTTTGCTCATTTCCCTCGTTTCACGGCTGGCAAGGTTTATCTTGGTGGCGAAATTATCCGCTTGGGGCGGGCAGAAATTTGCCCATAAATTACGCCAATCTATTGAATGGATTGGCTGGGCTGTGGTGCTTCTTGCTGTGATCATTTATTTCATTTTCAAATAA
- the galM gene encoding galactose-1-epimerase: MLRQSHTGLAPDGKPFKLFTLTNQQGMRIQLMDWGATWLSCQVPVNGGLQEVLLGAQVSDYLKQQAYLGVTVGRYANRIANSRFRLNGRTVYLNANQGKHQLHGGEGFDKRRWQVEKCGDNFVQFSLFSPDGDQGFIGNVQVKTTYRLTEQNNVRIEFEALSDEDTPLNLTNHAYFNLDNASQGTDVRGHFLQLNADYFLPVDGQGIPNAPLKAVQGSSFDFRQEKTLAQDFLQQEQQLTKGYDHAFLLNGTQPCAVLTSSNRQLSLALSTSQPALQIYTGNYLAGTPNRLGYAYQDYQGIALEPECLPDTPNHPEWQKYGGISKKYQPYQQWIEYQFHSNIMPR, encoded by the coding sequence ATGTTAAGACAATCTCACACAGGGCTTGCGCCAGACGGCAAGCCCTTCAAGCTATTTACCCTAACCAATCAACAAGGAATGCGCATTCAATTAATGGATTGGGGCGCAACTTGGCTTTCTTGCCAAGTGCCTGTTAATGGCGGCTTACAAGAAGTGCTATTGGGCGCGCAAGTGTCTGATTACCTAAAACAACAGGCCTATTTAGGTGTAACCGTAGGGCGTTATGCCAACCGTATTGCCAACAGCCGTTTTCGTTTAAATGGCAGAACGGTTTACCTTAACGCCAATCAAGGCAAACACCAACTTCACGGCGGCGAAGGCTTTGATAAACGCCGCTGGCAAGTGGAAAAGTGCGGTGATAATTTTGTCCAATTTTCCCTGTTCTCGCCAGATGGCGATCAAGGTTTTATCGGCAATGTGCAAGTGAAAACCACTTATCGCTTAACGGAACAAAATAACGTTCGCATTGAATTTGAAGCCCTAAGTGATGAAGACACACCGCTTAATCTTACCAATCACGCCTATTTTAATTTAGATAATGCAAGCCAAGGCACGGACGTTCGCGGGCATTTTCTGCAACTGAATGCGGACTATTTTTTACCCGTGGACGGACAAGGCATTCCTAACGCGCCACTCAAAGCGGTGCAAGGCTCAAGTTTTGATTTCCGCCAAGAAAAAACGCTCGCGCAAGATTTCTTACAACAAGAACAGCAGCTCACCAAAGGCTATGATCACGCCTTTTTACTCAATGGCACACAACCTTGCGCTGTGCTGACTTCCAGCAATCGTCAACTTTCCCTTGCCCTTTCCACCTCACAACCAGCGTTGCAAATTTATACGGGGAATTATCTGGCTGGCACGCCAAATCGCCTAGGCTATGCTTACCAAGATTATCAAGGCATCGCCCTTGAACCAGAATGTCTGCCAGATACCCCAAATCACCCAGAATGGCAAAAATACGGCGGAATTAGCAAAAAATATCAACCTTACCAACAATGGATAGAGTATCAGTTCCACAGCAATATTATGCCGAGATAA
- the rraB gene encoding ribonuclease E inhibitor RraB, translating into MKAIPDNAELQQETKSIIQQLLDDGSDPNALYIIEHHISHYDFEKLEKIAVDVFKAGYEVSDAEEFQDENGKLLFSFDAISEIELNEKQIFAQQQELIPLISKFNGIYDGWGTYFEDPNATDDEYGEDGEFFDDFDDEDEHTPSHH; encoded by the coding sequence ATGAAAGCCATTCCTGATAACGCCGAATTACAGCAAGAAACCAAAAGTATCATTCAACAATTACTTGATGATGGTAGCGATCCTAATGCACTTTATATTATTGAACATCATATTAGCCACTATGATTTTGAAAAATTAGAAAAAATCGCGGTTGATGTATTTAAAGCGGGCTACGAAGTCTCTGATGCAGAAGAATTTCAAGACGAGAATGGTAAACTTTTGTTTTCCTTTGACGCCATTAGTGAAATTGAATTAAACGAAAAACAGATTTTCGCACAGCAACAAGAACTCATACCATTAATCAGCAAATTCAATGGCATTTATGACGGCTGGGGAACTTACTTTGAAGATCCTAATGCCACAGATGACGAATATGGTGAAGACGGTGAGTTTTTTGACGATTTTGATGATGAAGACGAACATACCCCAAGCCACCATTAA
- the mscL gene encoding large-conductance mechanosensitive channel protein MscL: protein MSFMKEFREFAMRGNVVDMAVGVVIGGAFGKIVSSLVADVIMPVLGLFTGGVDFKDLHIVLKQAVGETPAVTLNYGLFVQNIVDFVIIAFAIFLVIKGINKMKKPVEEAPAAPAEPSNEEKLLTEIRDLLKK, encoded by the coding sequence ATGAGTTTTATGAAAGAATTCCGCGAATTTGCAATGCGTGGAAATGTTGTTGATATGGCTGTCGGTGTGGTTATCGGTGGCGCATTTGGCAAAATTGTTAGTTCATTAGTTGCTGATGTGATTATGCCTGTATTAGGTTTATTCACCGGTGGCGTAGACTTCAAAGATTTACACATCGTATTGAAGCAAGCGGTAGGTGAAACACCAGCTGTAACCTTAAACTATGGTCTATTTGTACAAAATATTGTTGATTTCGTGATCATTGCCTTTGCAATCTTCTTAGTAATCAAAGGAATCAACAAAATGAAAAAACCTGTTGAAGAAGCACCAGCTGCCCCAGCAGAGCCTTCAAATGAAGAAAAATTATTAACTGAAATTCGTGATTTATTGAAAAAATAA
- a CDS encoding substrate-binding domain-containing protein, translating to MITIRDVAKQAGVSVATVSRVLNNHSSASEKACLAVQKAVQELGYHPNANAQALALQNTDTIGVVVTDVTDPFFAILVKAVDKVAEQHNKSILIGIGYHNAEKERNAIETLLRKRCSCLVVHTKALSDEELSQYLSRIAGMVVINRVVQGYENRCVSLDNTKGTFIATENLIRLGHKHIGYIGSNHKINDEKERIQGYLNALAQHNLPMAEHRIAHSSPDFEGGEQAMIHLLSYNSDLTAVVAYNDTMAAGAISVLNENNINVPKQFSIIGFDDMPIARYLIPKLTTIRYPIDLMATYAANLALSLVDNRINTPIHTQFNPTLVRRFSTEPCD from the coding sequence ATGATTACTATTCGTGATGTAGCAAAACAAGCGGGCGTTTCAGTGGCAACGGTTTCGCGCGTGTTGAATAATCATTCTTCCGCCAGTGAAAAGGCATGCCTTGCAGTGCAAAAAGCGGTGCAGGAATTGGGCTATCACCCGAATGCTAATGCGCAAGCCCTTGCCTTGCAAAACACTGACACCATTGGCGTGGTGGTCACGGACGTTACCGATCCTTTCTTTGCGATTTTAGTGAAAGCAGTGGATAAAGTGGCGGAACAGCACAACAAAAGCATTTTGATCGGCATTGGCTATCATAATGCGGAAAAGGAACGTAATGCCATTGAAACCTTGCTACGCAAGCGTTGTAGCTGTTTGGTGGTTCACACCAAAGCCTTGAGCGATGAAGAACTTAGCCAATATTTAAGCCGCATTGCGGGAATGGTGGTGATTAATCGCGTGGTACAAGGCTATGAAAATCGCTGCGTAAGCCTAGATAACACCAAAGGGACGTTTATTGCTACGGAAAATTTAATCCGCCTTGGGCATAAGCACATCGGTTATATTGGTTCAAATCATAAAATTAATGATGAAAAAGAGCGTATTCAAGGCTATCTTAATGCCCTTGCGCAGCACAATTTGCCAATGGCGGAGCATCGTATTGCGCACAGTTCGCCTGATTTTGAAGGGGGAGAGCAGGCGATGATCCATTTGTTGAGCTACAATTCTGATTTGACCGCCGTGGTGGCTTATAACGACACAATGGCGGCAGGCGCAATTTCGGTGCTGAATGAAAACAATATCAACGTGCCGAAACAATTTTCCATTATCGGCTTTGATGATATGCCCATTGCTCGTTATCTGATTCCGAAGCTCACCACTATTCGCTATCCCATTGATTTAATGGCAACTTATGCGGCAAATCTGGCGTTAAGTTTGGTGGATAACCGCATTAATACACCGATTCATACCCAA